The Streptomyces sp. Mut1 genome window below encodes:
- the galE gene encoding UDP-glucose 4-epimerase GalE — MTWMVTGGAGFIGAHVVRAMLAGGQQVVVFDDLSTGSADKVPAGVPLVTGSVLDRGALDAAIRDHGVTGVVHIAGKKQVGESVERPLHYYKENVTGLEVLLESMVAGGVDRLVFSSSAAVYGMPDVDLVTEQTPCAPMSPYGETKLIGEWLIHAAARAHGLRCASLRYFNVAGAASPELADAGVFNLIPMVFERLEAGESPRIFGDDYATPDGTCVRDYIHVEDIASAHLAAARRLQDAEPGTDLTLNIGRGEGSSVREMVDRILKVTDNGAVTAEVTARRPGDPARVVAGADRIREELGWSARFGLDEMIESAWQGWRLRHP; from the coding sequence ATGACCTGGATGGTTACGGGCGGGGCGGGGTTCATCGGTGCGCACGTGGTGCGCGCGATGCTCGCGGGTGGTCAGCAGGTGGTCGTGTTCGACGACCTGTCGACCGGAAGCGCCGACAAGGTACCCGCCGGGGTACCCCTGGTGACCGGCAGCGTTCTCGACCGCGGGGCCCTCGACGCGGCGATCCGGGACCACGGGGTGACCGGGGTGGTGCACATCGCCGGCAAGAAGCAGGTCGGCGAGTCCGTCGAGCGCCCCCTCCACTACTACAAGGAGAACGTCACCGGCCTGGAGGTCCTGCTGGAGAGCATGGTCGCCGGTGGCGTCGACCGGCTGGTGTTCTCCTCGTCGGCCGCCGTCTACGGCATGCCCGACGTGGATCTCGTCACTGAGCAGACCCCGTGCGCGCCGATGAGTCCCTACGGGGAGACCAAACTCATCGGCGAGTGGCTGATCCACGCCGCCGCCAGGGCCCACGGGCTGCGCTGCGCCTCGCTGCGCTACTTCAACGTGGCGGGCGCCGCGTCTCCGGAGCTGGCCGACGCCGGGGTCTTCAACCTGATCCCGATGGTCTTCGAGCGCCTGGAGGCGGGCGAGTCCCCGCGCATCTTCGGCGACGACTACGCGACCCCCGACGGCACGTGCGTCCGCGACTACATCCACGTCGAGGACATCGCCTCCGCCCACCTCGCGGCCGCCCGCCGGCTCCAGGACGCCGAGCCCGGCACGGACCTCACGCTGAACATCGGCCGCGGCGAGGGCAGCTCGGTGCGCGAGATGGTCGACCGCATCCTCAAGGTCACGGACAACGGCGCCGTCACCGCCGAGGTGACCGCCCGCCGCCCCGGCGACCCGGCCCGGGTGGTCGCGGGCGCCGACCGCATCCGCGAGGAGCTGGGCTGGTCGGCCCGGTTCGGCCTGGACGAGATGATCGAGTCCGCCTGGCAGGGCTGGCGCCTGCGCCACCCCTGA
- a CDS encoding bifunctional glycosyltransferase/CDP-glycerol:glycerophosphate glycerophosphotransferase, producing the protein MPRLTLIVPAYNVQGYIGECLDSVLGQDFTDFEVIGVDDCSPDGSGAILDAYAARDPRIRVLHLTENVGLGRARNAGLDLATGDYVLFLDSDDTLAPGSLAAIAARLDAADDPDILVYDYTRAYWDGQLLRNKRSDLMSEADPKVFSLAERPQLLDLLQIVWNKAYRRDFVTRHGLRFPPGYYEDAPWTYSAMIAAERIAVLDRSCVLYRQRREGGNILHTVSRKHFDVFDQYDRVFAFLDERPELDRWRPALFRKMVDHFLTILERPGRLPRNARAEFFHRAAKDYRGRLPEGFERPPGGRGYKYALLGVDSYSAFFGVTRANNVRHRARQGGQARIGRAKRAALGMFYRSQLRMPLDENLAVFSAYWGRGYSCNPAAIEAELGRLAPGVRRVWAVRSEHRDRVPKGVEKVIVGSREYWAVMARAKYLTNNVNFGDTIVKREGQIHLQTHHGTPLKTMGLDQAQYPASTNMDMELLLRRCDRWDYSLTSNRFSTTVWERVYPCRYTTLETGYPRNDVLLRATAADVVRARHDLGLADGSTAFLYMPTHREYEKSFAPRVDLPKLAEALGPDVTLLVRGHYFYKPTGRLAELQASGRVIDVSAHGNVEELYLAADALVTDYSSAMFDYANLDRPIVIYADDWDTYRVVRGTYFDLMAEPPGAVATSQEELTAVLGSDAWRDEKAAELRAAFRERYCDYDDGHAAERVVRRVFLGEEALPPVVPLAERTPAPSPAEALERAGRV; encoded by the coding sequence ATGCCTCGACTGACACTCATCGTGCCTGCGTACAACGTGCAGGGGTACATCGGGGAGTGTCTGGACTCCGTGCTCGGGCAGGACTTCACCGACTTCGAAGTCATCGGTGTCGACGACTGCTCCCCCGACGGTTCCGGCGCGATCCTGGACGCCTACGCGGCCCGCGACCCCCGGATCCGTGTGCTGCACCTCACGGAGAACGTGGGCCTGGGCCGCGCGCGCAACGCGGGTCTCGACCTGGCGACCGGTGACTACGTCCTCTTCCTCGACAGCGACGACACCCTGGCGCCGGGCTCCCTGGCGGCCATCGCGGCGCGGCTCGACGCGGCGGACGACCCGGACATCCTGGTCTACGACTACACCCGCGCCTACTGGGACGGGCAGCTGTTGCGCAACAAGCGCTCCGACCTGATGTCCGAGGCCGACCCGAAGGTCTTCTCCCTCGCGGAGCGGCCACAGCTGCTGGACCTGCTGCAAATCGTCTGGAACAAGGCCTACCGGCGCGATTTCGTCACCCGCCACGGACTCCGTTTCCCGCCCGGTTACTACGAGGACGCGCCCTGGACGTACAGCGCGATGATCGCGGCGGAGCGCATCGCCGTGCTCGACCGCTCCTGTGTGCTGTACCGGCAGCGGCGTGAGGGCGGGAACATCCTCCACACGGTCAGCCGGAAGCATTTCGACGTCTTCGACCAGTACGACCGGGTCTTCGCGTTCCTCGACGAGCGGCCGGAACTCGATCGCTGGCGGCCGGCGCTGTTCAGGAAGATGGTCGACCACTTCCTGACCATTCTGGAAAGGCCGGGCCGGCTCCCGCGCAACGCGCGCGCCGAATTCTTTCACCGGGCGGCCAAGGACTACCGCGGCCGCCTCCCGGAGGGCTTCGAGCGGCCGCCGGGCGGGCGCGGTTACAAGTACGCGCTGCTCGGGGTCGACTCGTACTCCGCGTTCTTCGGCGTGACCCGCGCCAACAACGTGCGCCACCGCGCCCGGCAGGGCGGTCAGGCCCGTATCGGCCGGGCCAAGCGGGCCGCCCTCGGCATGTTCTACCGGTCGCAGCTGCGGATGCCGCTGGACGAGAACCTGGCGGTGTTCTCCGCGTACTGGGGGCGCGGCTACTCCTGCAACCCGGCGGCCATCGAGGCCGAGCTGGGCCGTCTCGCGCCGGGCGTGCGCCGGGTCTGGGCCGTGCGCTCCGAACACCGCGACCGGGTGCCCAAGGGCGTCGAGAAGGTGATCGTCGGCTCGCGCGAGTACTGGGCGGTCATGGCCCGCGCCAAGTACCTCACGAACAACGTGAACTTCGGCGACACCATCGTGAAGCGCGAGGGGCAGATCCATCTCCAGACCCATCACGGCACCCCGCTGAAGACGATGGGGCTCGACCAGGCCCAGTACCCCGCGTCCACCAACATGGACATGGAGCTGCTGCTGCGCCGGTGCGACCGCTGGGACTACAGCCTGACCTCCAACCGGTTCTCGACCACCGTCTGGGAGCGGGTCTACCCCTGCCGGTACACCACGCTGGAGACCGGCTACCCGCGCAACGACGTGCTGCTCCGCGCCACCGCCGCCGACGTCGTGCGGGCCCGGCACGACCTGGGCCTCGCGGACGGCTCGACCGCGTTCCTGTACATGCCGACGCACCGCGAGTACGAGAAGTCCTTCGCCCCCAGGGTCGACCTGCCGAAGCTGGCCGAGGCGCTGGGCCCCGACGTGACCCTGCTGGTGCGCGGGCACTACTTCTACAAGCCGACCGGCCGCCTCGCCGAGCTCCAGGCCAGCGGCCGGGTCATCGACGTCTCCGCGCACGGCAACGTCGAGGAGCTCTACCTCGCGGCCGACGCCCTGGTCACCGACTACTCATCGGCGATGTTCGACTACGCCAACCTGGACCGGCCGATCGTGATCTACGCGGACGACTGGGACACCTACCGGGTCGTGCGCGGCACCTACTTCGACCTCATGGCCGAGCCCCCGGGCGCCGTCGCGACCTCGCAGGAGGAGCTGACCGCCGTCCTGGGCTCGGACGCGTGGCGCGACGAGAAGGCGGCGGAGCTGCGCGCCGCGTTCCGGGAGCGCTACTGCGACTACGACGACGGGCACGCCGCCGAGCGCGTGGTGCGCCGGGTGTTCCTGGGCGAGGAGGCCCTGCCGCCGGTCGTCCCGCTCGCCGAGCGCACCCCGGCCCCCTCCCCCGCCGAGGCACTGGAGCGCGCCGGGCGGGTCTGA